Proteins from a single region of Vibrio sp. DW001:
- a CDS encoding HPP family protein — protein sequence MKNLIQALTAGFGATLTILILAYLREYYGLDLWLMAPFGATTVLVFGLPASPLAQPKNVIFGHLITGVIGLVFVRYVGAEYWALALATGMGVFAMLATKTTHPPAGANPILIMLIHPSWTFLINPVLLGAVVIVFVGLVYQKFIQGLMKPSN from the coding sequence ATGAAAAACTTGATACAAGCGTTAACCGCTGGATTTGGCGCTACGTTAACTATTCTTATATTAGCTTATTTGCGAGAATACTACGGGCTGGACCTATGGTTAATGGCCCCCTTCGGTGCGACGACTGTGTTGGTGTTTGGTCTGCCAGCTAGTCCTTTAGCACAACCTAAAAATGTGATTTTTGGTCACCTGATTACGGGTGTGATTGGCTTGGTGTTTGTCCGGTATGTTGGCGCCGAATATTGGGCACTAGCGCTAGCGACAGGAATGGGTGTATTTGCCATGTTAGCCACAAAAACGACTCACCCACCCGCTGGTGCTAATCCTATTCTGATTATGCTAATACACCCGAGCTGGACTTTTTTAATCAACCCGGTCTTGCTCGGGGCTGTGGTGATTGTCTTTGTTGGCCTTGTATATCAAAAATTCATTCAAGGTCTTATGAAACCATCAAATTAA
- a CDS encoding WYL domain-containing protein, with protein sequence MGRGSTSGKMARLDQLLGRLKSGDPFTATILAQELGISLRTLMRDLQILKEQGYPIETEQGRGGGVRLYPRWGIGRLALNYREVIDLLLALSVLEKMDSPLLLGHLGSVRNKLFASFPDAMRPTIRQLRERILVGEQASAQVLDGYQNEFQRESSSVILQSFFETKQIEIEYQRADRVISIRSIEIHYLFLNWPVWYLISWDHFRDAPRTFRIDRVQKATIHHESFKLRALTSFSDELSQFSKPL encoded by the coding sequence ATGGGGCGGGGTTCAACATCAGGAAAAATGGCGCGGTTAGATCAGTTGCTAGGAAGGTTAAAATCGGGCGATCCGTTTACGGCGACAATCTTGGCGCAGGAGCTAGGTATTAGTTTGCGGACATTGATGCGGGATCTACAGATCTTAAAAGAGCAAGGTTATCCAATAGAAACGGAACAAGGTCGAGGCGGCGGTGTGCGCTTATATCCGCGTTGGGGAATTGGTCGCTTGGCGCTTAATTATCGCGAAGTGATTGACCTATTATTAGCACTAAGCGTGCTGGAAAAGATGGACTCTCCGTTGCTGCTCGGTCACTTAGGTTCAGTGCGAAATAAGCTATTTGCTTCATTTCCAGACGCAATGAGACCAACGATACGTCAGCTCCGTGAACGGATTTTAGTCGGAGAACAGGCATCAGCTCAGGTATTGGATGGCTATCAAAATGAATTTCAACGAGAAAGTAGCTCAGTAATACTGCAAAGTTTCTTTGAAACCAAACAGATCGAAATTGAGTACCAACGAGCCGATAGAGTGATCTCCATTCGCTCAATAGAAATTCATTATCTTTTTCTTAACTGGCCAGTGTGGTATTTAATCTCTTGGGACCACTTTCGCGATGCACCTCGGACCTTCCGTATTGATCGGGTGCAAAAAGCGACGATTCACCATGAGAGCTTCAAGTTACGGGCACTGACTAGTTTTTCCGATGAGTTATCACAGTTTTCTAAACCGCTATAA
- a CDS encoding 2-hydroxychromene-2-carboxylate isomerase: MNKSIDYYFTSISPFTYFGHSLLLQIAEETNASIHFKPFIIRQVFATTGTLPIHERPKCRQAYRLVEIKRWAAKRQLPANLHPAHFPTDPSLADKCIIALQEMDINAGEFAGLAQAACWSQEQDIADEAVLHTILTELKLNADAVITQAKTEQVHAIYEANTAEAIEQGALGAPAYYYNGEQFWGQDRLELLKDALI, from the coding sequence GATTATTACTTCACCAGCATTTCCCCGTTTACCTATTTTGGCCATTCACTATTGCTTCAGATAGCAGAAGAAACCAACGCCAGTATTCATTTTAAACCTTTTATAATTCGTCAAGTTTTTGCGACAACAGGCACTCTACCAATACATGAACGCCCTAAGTGTCGACAAGCCTATCGTTTGGTAGAGATAAAGCGATGGGCAGCGAAACGACAGTTACCTGCAAACTTACATCCAGCCCACTTCCCAACGGACCCTAGCCTTGCAGACAAGTGCATTATTGCTCTACAAGAAATGGACATTAATGCCGGTGAGTTTGCCGGTCTAGCACAAGCGGCATGCTGGTCGCAGGAACAGGATATTGCAGATGAAGCGGTGTTACACACGATACTGACGGAACTAAAACTTAACGCAGATGCAGTCATCACCCAAGCCAAGACAGAGCAGGTCCATGCAATCTATGAAGCCAACACCGCCGAGGCCATCGAACAAGGTGCACTTGGTGCCCCTGCTTACTATTATAATGGTGAGCAATTCTGGGGACAGGATAGATTAGAGCTTCTCAAAGATGCGCTCATCTAA